A window of the Budorcas taxicolor isolate Tak-1 chromosome 10, Takin1.1, whole genome shotgun sequence genome harbors these coding sequences:
- the LOC128053799 gene encoding beta-2-microglobulin — protein MAGFAALVLLGLLSLSGLDAIQRIPEVQVYSRHPPEDGKPNYLNCYVYGFHPPQIEIDLLKNGEKIKSEQSDLSFSKDWSFYLLSHAEFTPNSKDQYSCRVNHVTLTQPKIVKWDRDL, from the exons ATGGCTGGCTTCGCGGCCTTGGTCCTTCTCGGGCTGCTGTCGCTGTCTGGCCTGGACGCCATCCAGC GTATTCCAGAGGTCCAGGTATACTCAAGACACCCGCCAGAAGATGGAAAGCCAAATTACCTGAACTGCTATGTGTATGGGTTCCATCCACCCCAGATTGAAATCGATTTGCTGAAGAACGGGGAGAAGATTAAGTCGGAGCAGTCAGACCTGTCTTTCAGCAAGGACTGGTCTTTCTACCTTCTGTCCCACGCTGAGTTCACTCCCAACAGCAAGGATCAGTACAGCTGCCGAGTGAATCACGTTACTTTAACACAACCCAAGATAGTTAAGTGGG ATCGAGACCTCTGA